A stretch of the Capsicum annuum cultivar UCD-10X-F1 chromosome 10, UCD10Xv1.1, whole genome shotgun sequence genome encodes the following:
- the LOC107845848 gene encoding protein TAP1, whose translation MALKVVMVLFLAMLVLTEHNAMAQDDRSAICAALCAARCLKRPICLTLCLAGCFATTNTDESVVTDIATRNHVCNIGCSIGHCSKFLVQNEKEKFGSCMTNCSENYCIGTALAA comes from the exons atggCATTGAAGGTTGTAATGGTGTTGTTCCTTGCAATGCTTGTGTTGACAGAGCATAATGCTATGGCCCAAGACGACCGTAGCGCAATATGTGCAGCACTCTGTGCAGCTAGGTGCTTAAAAAGGCCGATATGCCTAACTCTGTGCCTTGCCGGTTGCTTTGCAACTACAAACACAGATGAATCAGTTGTTACTGACATTGCAACTCGTAATCATGTTTGTAATATTGGATGTTCCATCGGCCATTGCTCCAAGTTTCTCGTTCAAAATG AAAAAGAGAAGTTTGGAAGTTGCATGACAAATTGCAGTGAGAACTATTGCATTGGCACTGCTCTGGCTGCTTAA